One window from the genome of Acidihalobacter ferrooxydans encodes:
- a CDS encoding DUF1841 family protein — protein MFGQDRSQIRQFFLDVWARRRRGETLDPLATQIVDAIEAHPEYHALFDAEDAALHGEYLPEQGASNPFLHLGMHLAIREQTATDRPAGMRAAYQALCERLGDSHQAEHAMMDCLGESLWTAQRNGTPPDEQAYLECLKRLAAR, from the coding sequence ATGTTCGGTCAAGACCGCTCACAAATCCGCCAGTTCTTTCTCGACGTCTGGGCGCGGCGACGACGCGGCGAAACGCTCGACCCACTGGCCACGCAGATCGTCGACGCCATTGAAGCGCACCCGGAATACCATGCGCTGTTTGACGCCGAGGATGCGGCACTGCATGGAGAGTACCTGCCCGAACAAGGGGCATCGAACCCGTTCCTGCATCTCGGCATGCACCTGGCGATTCGCGAACAGACGGCCACAGACCGCCCGGCGGGTATGAGGGCCGCTTATCAGGCCTTATGCGAGCGCCTGGGAGATTCTCATCAAGCCGAACACGCCATGATGGATTGTTTGGGCGAAAGCCTGTGGACGGCCCAACGCAACGGGACGCCCCCCGACGAACAGGCGTATCTGGAATGCCTTAAACGGCTGGCAGCACGCTAA
- a CDS encoding DUF6580 family putative transport protein: protein MRPRLLTLIVLIFAAAALRLIPHPANFAPIGALALFAGAHFEDRRLALAVPLGALLLSDLVLGLYPGLVFVYAGFALSVGIGFMLRQRTVGRIAAGTLASALTFFLLTNFGAWLTLGMYPKTLEGLWAAYLAGIPFLRNALLGDAFYVVLLFGGFALAERRLPWLRGTLANT from the coding sequence ATGCGCCCTCGTTTACTGACGCTCATCGTCTTGATATTCGCCGCTGCGGCATTGCGGCTGATTCCGCATCCGGCGAATTTCGCGCCGATCGGCGCATTGGCCCTGTTTGCCGGGGCCCACTTTGAGGATCGTCGCCTGGCACTGGCCGTGCCGCTTGGTGCCTTGCTGTTGAGCGACCTGGTGCTCGGCCTCTACCCCGGTCTGGTTTTCGTCTACGCAGGCTTCGCGCTTAGCGTGGGCATCGGGTTCATGCTGCGGCAACGTACGGTCGGTCGCATCGCCGCCGGAACCTTGGCCAGCGCACTGACGTTTTTCCTGCTGACCAATTTTGGCGCATGGTTGACGTTGGGGATGTACCCAAAAACGCTGGAAGGATTATGGGCGGCCTATCTGGCCGGCATCCCGTTCTTGCGCAATGCGTTGCTCGGCGATGCGTTTTACGTCGTGTTGCTGTTTGGGGGATTTGCATTGGCGGAACGACGCCTGCCCTGGCTGCGCGGGACGCTCGCTAACACTTGA
- the dsrE2 gene encoding sulfur carrier protein DsrE2 encodes MSEKKLAIIATKGTLDWGYPPFILASTAAALGYDTEVFFTFYGLQLLKKNLELKVSPLGNPGMPMPAGMDKWFPTLGLALPGMEGMMTMMMKNKMKAKGVASLEDLRELCVEAEVRMVACQMTVDLFEMNPTEFIDGIEFGGAATFFEFAGESDICLFI; translated from the coding sequence ATGTCGGAGAAAAAACTTGCGATCATCGCAACCAAGGGTACGCTGGACTGGGGATATCCTCCGTTCATCCTGGCGTCCACCGCCGCAGCGCTTGGTTACGATACTGAGGTGTTCTTCACTTTTTACGGCTTGCAACTGCTGAAGAAGAACCTGGAGCTGAAAGTCAGCCCACTGGGTAACCCGGGTATGCCCATGCCGGCCGGTATGGACAAGTGGTTCCCGACGTTGGGCCTTGCCCTTCCTGGCATGGAAGGCATGATGACCATGATGATGAAGAACAAGATGAAGGCCAAGGGCGTTGCCAGCCTGGAAGATCTGCGCGAGCTTTGCGTGGAAGCGGAAGTGCGCATGGTAGCCTGTCAGATGACGGTCGACCTGTTTGAAATGAATCCGACAGAATTCATCGACGGTATCGAATTTGGTGGCGCGGCCACGTTCTTCGAATTCGCAGGCGAAAGCGACATCTGCTTGTTCATCTAA
- the hemL gene encoding glutamate-1-semialdehyde 2,1-aminomutase, which translates to MNDTHTSFARAQQHIPGGVNSPVRAFKSVGGEPLFIERAQGAYLYATDGRAYLDYVGSWGPMILGHAHPDVVAAVQEATARGLSFGAPTELETQMAERVCELVPSIDMVRMVNSGTEATMSAIRLARGFTGRDKIVKFEGCYHGHADALLVKAGSGALTLGVPDSPGVPAAVAEHTLTLPYNDLQAVNDLFARIGGQIACIIVEPVAGNMNCVPPEPGFLEGLRRVCDAHGALLILDEVMTGFRVALGGAQALYGITPDLTTLGKIIGGGMPVGAFGGRRDVMEHLAPLGPVYQAGTLSGNPLAMTAGLKTLELIAVPGFHERLTETTTHLLRGLENAATAAGVALRTNQAGAMFGLFFTDAPAVRSFADVMASDADRFRRFFHGMLDEGVNLAPSAFEAGFVSAAHGPAEIEATVAAAQRTFAAMA; encoded by the coding sequence ATGAACGACACTCACACGTCTTTCGCCCGCGCTCAACAACACATCCCCGGCGGGGTCAATTCTCCGGTGCGCGCATTCAAGAGCGTCGGCGGCGAACCACTGTTCATCGAGCGCGCTCAAGGCGCATACCTCTACGCCACCGACGGTCGCGCCTACCTCGATTACGTCGGCTCCTGGGGCCCGATGATTCTCGGCCATGCACACCCTGACGTCGTCGCTGCCGTGCAGGAAGCCACCGCGCGCGGCCTGTCTTTCGGTGCCCCGACCGAGCTGGAAACGCAAATGGCCGAGCGCGTGTGCGAACTCGTTCCCTCGATCGACATGGTTCGCATGGTCAACTCCGGCACCGAGGCGACCATGAGCGCGATCCGTCTGGCCCGCGGCTTCACCGGGCGCGACAAAATCGTCAAATTCGAGGGCTGCTACCACGGTCACGCTGACGCGCTGCTGGTCAAGGCCGGCTCCGGCGCACTGACCCTGGGCGTGCCTGATTCACCCGGCGTGCCCGCCGCAGTGGCCGAACACACGCTCACTCTGCCTTACAACGACCTGCAAGCGGTGAACGACCTCTTTGCCCGCATCGGCGGACAGATTGCCTGCATCATCGTCGAGCCGGTCGCCGGCAACATGAACTGCGTACCGCCCGAGCCCGGCTTCCTGGAAGGCTTGCGTCGCGTTTGCGACGCGCACGGCGCACTGCTGATTCTGGACGAGGTCATGACCGGCTTTCGCGTCGCCCTCGGCGGTGCGCAGGCCCTGTACGGCATTACCCCTGACCTCACCACGCTGGGCAAGATCATCGGCGGTGGCATGCCGGTCGGCGCATTTGGCGGTCGGCGCGACGTTATGGAACACCTGGCGCCGCTCGGCCCCGTCTACCAGGCGGGCACCTTGTCCGGCAACCCACTGGCGATGACCGCCGGATTAAAAACCCTTGAACTGATCGCCGTGCCCGGTTTTCATGAGCGCCTGACCGAGACCACCACGCACCTGCTACGCGGCCTCGAAAACGCCGCCACCGCAGCCGGGGTCGCCCTGCGCACCAATCAGGCTGGCGCCATGTTCGGCCTCTTTTTCACCGATGCGCCAGCGGTGCGCAGTTTCGCCGATGTGATGGCCAGCGACGCCGACCGCTTCCGGCGGTTCTTCCACGGCATGCTCGACGAGGGCGTCAATCTCGCGCCATCGGCGTTCGAAGCAGGCTTCGTGTCCGCCGCGCACGGTCCTGCGGAAATCGAGGCGACCGTCGCTGCGGCGCAGCGCACATTCGCCGCCATGGCCTGA
- a CDS encoding diacylglycerol kinase, with translation MGNSGNTGLKRFLMSFVYSGRGLASGFKHEEAFRQEVLGAVVMIPLAFWLGHDTVQRVLLFGSVMLVLIVELLNSAIEAAIDRVGSERHPLAAQAKDMASAAVFLSFINSMTIWGLILLPRWLS, from the coding sequence GTGGGCAATAGTGGAAATACCGGGCTCAAGCGGTTTTTGATGTCTTTTGTCTATTCAGGCCGCGGATTGGCCAGCGGTTTTAAGCATGAAGAAGCGTTCCGACAGGAAGTTCTGGGCGCGGTGGTCATGATCCCGCTGGCATTCTGGCTGGGCCATGACACGGTGCAGCGCGTGCTGCTGTTCGGCAGCGTTATGCTGGTGTTGATCGTCGAATTACTCAATTCCGCAATCGAAGCGGCAATTGATCGTGTCGGCAGCGAACGCCATCCACTTGCCGCGCAGGCAAAGGACATGGCGTCCGCCGCAGTATTTCTGAGCTTCATCAATTCGATGACGATCTGGGGTTTGATACTGCTGCCGCGCTGGTTGTCGTAG